Proteins found in one Gaiellales bacterium genomic segment:
- the tdh gene encoding L-threonine 3-dehydrogenase produces the protein MRALVKSRAEPGLWLEDVPEPEHGINDVLIRVRRTGICGTDVHIERWDAWAQRTIPVPLVIGHEFVGEVVAVGSNVSDFHPGEIVSGEGHVVCGRCRNCMAGRRHLCAHSQGVGVTRPGAFAELIALPMTNIWHHWPGIDEDVAAIFDPFGNAVHTALAFPVLGEDVLITGAGPIGCMAAAVVRHAGARHVVVSDPNPYRRELAAGMGASLTVDPRERALDDVQRELGMTEGFDVGLEMSGNGEALHQLIANMSHGGRIALLGIPTEEIAIDWTQVVFNMLTLRGIYGREMYETWYQMTVMLQSGLDISPVITHRLPYPEFAEGFAIAGSGRSGKVVLDWTES, from the coding sequence ATGCGCGCCCTGGTCAAGAGCCGCGCCGAGCCGGGTCTGTGGCTGGAGGACGTCCCGGAGCCGGAGCACGGCATCAACGACGTCCTGATCCGCGTCCGCCGAACGGGGATCTGCGGCACGGACGTCCACATCGAGCGGTGGGACGCGTGGGCGCAGCGCACCATCCCGGTGCCGCTCGTGATCGGCCACGAGTTCGTCGGCGAGGTGGTCGCCGTCGGCTCGAACGTGAGCGACTTCCACCCCGGCGAAATCGTCAGCGGCGAGGGCCACGTCGTCTGCGGCCGCTGCCGCAACTGCATGGCCGGGCGGCGCCACCTGTGCGCCCACTCGCAAGGCGTCGGTGTGACCCGGCCGGGGGCGTTCGCCGAGCTGATCGCCCTGCCGATGACGAACATCTGGCACCACTGGCCGGGCATCGACGAGGACGTCGCGGCGATCTTCGACCCGTTCGGAAACGCCGTCCACACCGCCCTCGCGTTCCCCGTGCTGGGCGAGGACGTGCTGATCACCGGGGCCGGGCCGATCGGCTGCATGGCCGCGGCGGTCGTGCGCCACGCCGGCGCCCGCCACGTCGTCGTCAGCGACCCCAACCCGTACCGCCGCGAGCTGGCCGCCGGGATGGGCGCGAGCCTCACGGTCGACCCCCGCGAGCGCGCGCTCGACGACGTACAGCGCGAGCTCGGGATGACCGAGGGCTTCGACGTCGGGCTCGAGATGTCCGGCAACGGCGAGGCCCTGCACCAGCTGATCGCGAACATGTCCCACGGCGGCCGCATCGCCCTGCTCGGCATCCCCACCGAGGAGATCGCGATCGACTGGACGCAGGTGGTCTTCAACATGCTCACCCTGCGGGGGATCTACGGCCGCGAGATGTACGAGACCTGGTACCAGATGACCGTGATGCTGCAGTCGGGGCTCGACATCTCCCCGGTGATCACGCACCGCCTGCCGTACCCCGAGTTTGCCGAGGGCTTCGCCATCGCCGGCTCGGGCCGCTCCGGCAAGGTCGTGCTCGACTGGACGGAGAGCTGA
- a CDS encoding pyridoxamine 5'-phosphate oxidase family protein, giving the protein MHETEADLATLQRLLDSSFEAAGAHLRRIITPERRIDAAALAARLTGVRLLALATATADGRPIVGPVDGIFYRGAFWFGSAPDSVRFRHIRARPDVSATHMEGEPFAVTVHGRAHIHDLRKPEAAGFREALVEVYAPRYGDEWIGWAEKHPYARIDARRMYTFVY; this is encoded by the coding sequence AGCTTCGAGGCGGCCGGCGCCCACCTGCGCCGCATCATCACGCCGGAGCGGCGGATCGATGCGGCGGCGCTCGCGGCCCGGCTGACCGGCGTGCGCCTGCTCGCGCTGGCGACGGCGACCGCCGACGGGCGGCCGATCGTCGGTCCGGTCGACGGGATCTTCTACCGGGGCGCCTTCTGGTTCGGGTCGGCGCCGGACTCGGTGCGCTTCCGCCATATCCGGGCCCGGCCGGACGTGAGCGCGACGCACATGGAGGGCGAGCCGTTCGCCGTCACCGTGCACGGGCGCGCGCACATCCACGACCTGCGCAAGCCGGAGGCGGCCGGTTTCCGCGAGGCGCTGGTCGAGGTGTATGCGCCCCGCTACGGGGACGAGTGGATCGGCTGGGCGGAGAAGCACCCGTACGCCCGCATCGACGCCCGCCGCATGTACACGTTCGTCTACTAA